One genomic segment of Streptomyces sp. NBC_00239 includes these proteins:
- a CDS encoding DUF2933 domain-containing protein yields MNNNRNYGLYAIAIAIALVGAMTLGVPLGTLAILAIVALCPLMMFFMMRGMHGGDDIHRHDDVPKDRDPHDHKPFR; encoded by the coding sequence ATGAACAACAACAGGAACTACGGCCTCTACGCGATCGCCATCGCCATCGCCCTGGTCGGCGCAATGACGCTCGGCGTGCCCCTGGGCACCCTCGCCATCCTCGCCATCGTTGCCCTCTGCCCGCTGATGATGTTCTTCATGATGCGCGGCATGCACGGCGGTGACGACATCCACAGGCACGATGACGTGCCCAAGGACCGCGACCCGCACGACCACAAGCCCTTCCGCTGA
- a CDS encoding isoprenylcysteine carboxylmethyltransferase family protein gives MGDAAYGLWPLVVLNTALFIVFAASFFHPKSKRDWRAMGAYSAFLVALFTEMYGTPLTIYLLGSWLGNQFPLLEDTHAGGHLWNDLTGWSGDPHLSPFHLASYVAIGFGFWLIAAAWKVLHDAAQHDRLATTGLYAWVRHPQYDGFLLIMIGFLLQWPTLPTLIMFPVLVYVYARLARSEEREVAARFGEEWTAYAARTPRFWPRRPRRGSPASPGKDTPSGHEPGPAPEATSRHSATGRS, from the coding sequence ATGGGTGACGCCGCATACGGCCTGTGGCCGCTGGTGGTGCTCAACACGGCGCTGTTCATCGTCTTCGCCGCCAGCTTCTTCCACCCGAAATCCAAACGGGACTGGCGGGCCATGGGCGCCTACAGCGCCTTCCTGGTGGCGCTGTTCACCGAGATGTACGGCACCCCGCTGACCATCTACCTGCTGGGCAGCTGGCTCGGCAACCAGTTCCCGCTCCTGGAAGACACCCACGCAGGCGGGCACCTGTGGAACGACCTGACCGGCTGGTCGGGCGATCCGCACCTGAGCCCCTTCCACCTGGCCAGCTACGTCGCCATCGGCTTCGGATTCTGGCTGATCGCCGCCGCCTGGAAGGTCCTGCACGACGCCGCACAGCACGACAGGCTCGCCACCACCGGCCTCTACGCCTGGGTGCGCCACCCGCAGTACGACGGCTTCCTGCTCATCATGATCGGGTTCCTGCTGCAGTGGCCCACCCTCCCCACCCTGATCATGTTCCCGGTCCTGGTGTACGTGTACGCGCGCCTGGCCCGCAGCGAGGAACGCGAGGTCGCGGCCCGGTTCGGTGAGGAGTGGACGGCCTACGCCGCCCGTACTCCCCGCTTCTGGCCACGTCGGCCTCGCCGCGGTAGCCCCGCTTCGCCGGGCAAGGACACCCCGTCCGGGCACGAGCCGGGGCCGGCGCCCGAGGCGACGTCCCGGCACTCCGCCACCGGGAGGAGCTGA
- a CDS encoding SHOCT domain-containing protein: MMFWFDHDVSGWGWFAMSASMILFWALIITAAVLLFRALNRAPEHTHMPSGPSPEQLLAERFARGDIDEEDYQRRLTALRSSGPAKP, translated from the coding sequence ATGATGTTCTGGTTCGACCACGACGTCAGCGGCTGGGGCTGGTTCGCCATGTCGGCCAGCATGATCCTCTTCTGGGCCCTGATCATCACCGCCGCCGTCCTGCTCTTCCGCGCCCTGAACCGTGCCCCCGAACACACCCACATGCCCTCCGGGCCCTCGCCCGAGCAGCTGCTCGCCGAACGCTTCGCCCGCGGCGACATCGACGAAGAGGACTACCAGCGGCGCCTGACCGCCCTGCGCTCCTCCGGCCCCGCCAAACCCTGA
- the pspAB gene encoding PspA-associated protein PspAB: protein MGFLDVLFGRSKPVRPDLDQLFGLPSAAITLQAAIGFTPTGAGSVCFAAIEGGAFAQIQQEVRALLDADSERGGEPVEFSRDTYGYSWLLSRRDPGDMPALVNDLHAVNTALQDSGFGPQLLCSLVTFHDAELRPLALVYLYKRGTFYPFAPLPGNKRDNPLELQIKATVKDDLHIEQDLTRWFPLWGAPGL, encoded by the coding sequence GTGGGATTCCTGGATGTCCTGTTCGGACGGAGCAAACCGGTCAGGCCCGACCTGGACCAGCTCTTCGGCCTGCCCTCCGCGGCGATCACCCTCCAGGCCGCCATCGGCTTCACCCCGACCGGAGCCGGATCGGTGTGCTTTGCCGCCATCGAGGGCGGAGCCTTCGCCCAGATCCAGCAGGAGGTACGAGCCCTCCTCGACGCGGACTCCGAACGCGGCGGCGAGCCGGTGGAGTTCAGCCGCGACACCTACGGATACTCATGGCTGCTCTCCCGCCGAGACCCCGGCGACATGCCCGCCCTGGTCAACGACCTGCACGCGGTGAACACCGCCCTGCAGGACAGTGGCTTCGGACCGCAACTCCTCTGCTCCCTGGTCACCTTCCACGACGCCGAACTGCGCCCCCTCGCGCTGGTCTACCTCTACAAGCGCGGCACGTTCTACCCGTTCGCCCCGCTGCCCGGAAACAAACGCGACAATCCGCTGGAACTCCAGATCAAGGCCACGGTCAAGGACGACCTGCACATTGAACAGGACCTGACCCGCTGGTTCCCGCTGTGGGGCGCACCCGGCCTGTGA
- a CDS encoding DUF305 domain-containing protein, with product MNTTPSRLRRRAAAATAVAAVAALGLAACGDEGDSGATSAPPPATASVPATVPAGEHNQADVTFAQGMIPHHRQAILMSEMAQTHASSDEVKALAAKIKKAQDPEIATMTGWLKAWGEKVPTGMDGMDGMDGGDHDGSGMPGMMDNQRMDQLRGASGTGFDTMFLTMMIEHHEGAVEMAKTEKTEGAYGPAKTLADDIITAQTAEIAQMKTMLGKS from the coding sequence ATGAACACAACCCCCTCCCGCCTTCGCCGCCGTGCCGCTGCGGCCACCGCCGTTGCGGCGGTCGCCGCACTCGGACTGGCCGCGTGCGGAGATGAGGGCGACAGCGGCGCGACCAGCGCCCCACCGCCCGCCACCGCCTCCGTCCCGGCCACCGTCCCCGCGGGCGAGCACAACCAGGCGGATGTCACCTTCGCCCAGGGCATGATCCCGCACCACCGCCAGGCCATCCTCATGTCCGAGATGGCCCAGACCCACGCCTCCTCCGACGAGGTGAAGGCCCTCGCCGCGAAGATCAAGAAGGCGCAGGACCCGGAGATCGCCACCATGACCGGATGGCTGAAAGCCTGGGGCGAGAAGGTCCCCACAGGCATGGACGGAATGGACGGCATGGACGGTGGAGACCACGACGGCTCCGGCATGCCCGGCATGATGGACAACCAGCGGATGGACCAGCTGCGCGGCGCCTCCGGCACGGGCTTCGACACCATGTTCCTGACCATGATGATCGAACACCACGAGGGCGCGGTCGAGATGGCCAAGACCGAGAAGACCGAAGGCGCCTACGGTCCAGCCAAGACGCTCGCCGACGACATCATCACCGCCCAGACCGCGGAAATCGCCCAGATGAAGACGATGCTGGGCAAGAGCTGA
- a CDS encoding heavy metal translocating P-type ATPase — translation MGFADVIVVLSAAVLIAGLGWFFFGPRRARAAHLEGGVQRVDVTVRGGYSPDVIRVRQGIPVELVFDRQESGECTNRVVFPDLRVSAGLPAFTRTTVRVSPDQAGSFGFACGMNMIHGTLLVEPADGSGITEVTPDGDGTETSAAATEAEHRGGGGTGAEAEAAEAAERRAEITDLTRRVAVGAVLTAPVLFAVMAHELFGADWVPEWMLGHWLQLALITPVMFYTGWPIHSTGWLTLRHRSADMNSLITLGTTAAYGYSLIVTLAPSLLPEDLREVYFEAVGVILTLILLGRLLEARAKAGTGEAIRALLGLQARTARVIRDGTETEIPVEDVAVGDEVVIRPGEKIPVDSEVLSGSSAVDESMVTGEPMPVTKRAGDTVIGATVNGTGSLRVRASKVGADTMLAQIIRLVQQAQASKAPIQRLADAVSAYFVPAVIAIAIAAFALWYTIGPAPALTLALVSAVAVLIIACPCALGLATPLSVMVGTGKGAQAGILIRSAEALETAHKLDTVVLDKTGTVTAGKPVLTDVHAADGFQDNELLVLVAAAEADSEHPLAGAIVTGARQRGLTLPAAQGFDSVTGKGVRATVEGHAVLVGTARLLGDAGIDTSALTPVAAGMSAQGKTPVLAAVDGRPAGVLAVADTVKDDSAQAIAALRRLGIDVVIITGDNARTAAAIAAQVGVDRVLAEVLPEHKADEIRRLQAEGRTVGMVGDGINDAPALAAADVGLAIGTGTDVAIEAADITLISGSLTGVVTAIRLSRATMRNIRQNLFFALVYNAVGIPLAAGALYPVWGIRLSPIIAAAAMALSSLSVVTNASRLRRWHPTPLPPATVEPVEPRVESAADRAPAHAAESDGQRPHLEPVAGEDHSQGAEAITVDPVCGMRVDPAAAAERRDAASGSYFFCSAHCAAAFDADPVHYRALAAGGAHEGGESR, via the coding sequence ATGGGTTTCGCCGATGTGATCGTGGTGTTGTCTGCTGCCGTGCTGATCGCCGGCCTGGGGTGGTTCTTCTTCGGTCCGCGCCGGGCCCGTGCCGCGCACCTGGAGGGCGGGGTGCAGCGGGTCGATGTGACGGTGCGGGGCGGCTACAGCCCCGATGTCATCCGGGTCCGACAGGGGATTCCGGTGGAGCTGGTCTTCGACCGGCAGGAGTCCGGCGAGTGCACCAACCGGGTCGTCTTCCCCGACCTACGCGTCAGCGCCGGGCTGCCGGCCTTCACCCGCACCACCGTGCGCGTCAGCCCGGATCAGGCAGGATCGTTCGGGTTCGCCTGCGGAATGAACATGATCCACGGCACGCTGCTGGTCGAACCGGCGGACGGTTCCGGCATCACGGAAGTCACCCCCGACGGAGACGGTACGGAAACCTCTGCCGCCGCCACCGAAGCGGAACATAGGGGCGGCGGGGGGACCGGGGCCGAGGCGGAGGCGGCGGAGGCCGCCGAGCGGCGCGCGGAGATCACGGACCTGACGCGCCGGGTCGCCGTAGGCGCCGTGCTCACCGCCCCGGTGCTCTTCGCCGTCATGGCCCACGAGCTGTTCGGCGCCGACTGGGTGCCCGAATGGATGCTGGGCCACTGGCTGCAACTGGCCCTGATTACTCCGGTGATGTTCTACACCGGCTGGCCCATCCACTCGACCGGCTGGCTCACCTTGCGCCACCGCAGCGCGGACATGAACTCCCTCATCACGCTGGGCACCACCGCCGCGTACGGCTACAGCCTGATCGTCACGCTCGCCCCCAGCCTGCTGCCCGAGGATCTGCGCGAGGTGTACTTCGAGGCGGTCGGGGTGATCCTCACCCTGATCCTGCTCGGCAGGCTGCTGGAGGCCCGCGCCAAGGCCGGGACCGGCGAAGCCATCCGCGCACTGCTGGGCCTGCAAGCCCGCACCGCCCGGGTGATCCGCGACGGCACCGAAACCGAGATCCCCGTGGAAGACGTGGCGGTCGGCGACGAGGTCGTGATCCGGCCCGGAGAGAAGATCCCGGTCGACTCCGAGGTGCTCTCGGGGTCCTCGGCGGTGGACGAGTCGATGGTCACCGGCGAACCGATGCCGGTCACCAAACGGGCCGGAGACACCGTGATCGGCGCGACCGTCAACGGCACCGGCTCCCTGCGGGTACGCGCGAGCAAGGTCGGCGCGGACACCATGCTCGCGCAGATCATCCGCTTGGTGCAGCAGGCCCAGGCGTCCAAGGCGCCCATCCAGCGGCTCGCCGACGCGGTTTCCGCCTACTTCGTGCCCGCCGTCATCGCCATCGCCATCGCCGCCTTCGCGCTCTGGTACACCATCGGCCCCGCCCCGGCCCTGACGCTCGCGCTGGTCTCCGCGGTCGCGGTGCTGATCATCGCCTGCCCCTGCGCCCTGGGACTCGCCACCCCGCTGTCGGTCATGGTCGGCACGGGCAAGGGCGCCCAGGCGGGCATCCTGATCCGCTCCGCCGAGGCGCTGGAGACCGCGCACAAGCTCGACACCGTCGTCCTGGACAAGACTGGCACCGTCACTGCGGGCAAGCCCGTCCTCACCGACGTGCACGCGGCAGACGGCTTCCAGGACAACGAGCTGCTGGTCCTGGTCGCGGCGGCCGAGGCGGACAGTGAGCACCCGCTCGCCGGCGCGATCGTCACCGGAGCCCGGCAGCGCGGTCTCACCCTGCCTGCGGCGCAGGGCTTCGACTCCGTCACGGGCAAGGGGGTACGGGCCACCGTGGAAGGCCACGCTGTGCTGGTCGGCACCGCCCGGCTGCTCGGCGACGCCGGTATCGACACCAGCGCCCTCACCCCGGTCGCGGCCGGGATGTCCGCCCAGGGCAAGACCCCCGTCCTCGCCGCCGTCGACGGCCGGCCCGCCGGTGTCCTCGCCGTCGCCGACACCGTCAAGGACGACTCCGCCCAGGCCATCGCCGCCCTGCGGCGGCTCGGTATCGACGTGGTCATCATCACCGGTGACAACGCCCGCACCGCCGCCGCGATCGCCGCCCAGGTCGGCGTGGACCGGGTCCTGGCCGAGGTACTGCCCGAGCACAAGGCGGACGAGATCCGCCGCCTACAGGCGGAGGGCCGCACGGTCGGTATGGTCGGCGACGGCATCAACGACGCCCCCGCCCTCGCCGCCGCCGACGTGGGACTCGCGATCGGCACCGGCACCGACGTCGCGATCGAAGCGGCCGACATCACCCTTATCTCCGGCTCCCTGACCGGAGTGGTCACCGCCATCCGCCTCTCCCGGGCCACCATGCGCAACATCCGGCAGAACCTGTTCTTCGCCCTCGTCTACAACGCCGTCGGCATCCCCCTCGCCGCCGGAGCCCTCTACCCGGTGTGGGGCATCCGCCTCAGCCCGATCATCGCCGCCGCCGCCATGGCCCTGTCCTCCCTGTCGGTGGTAACCAACGCATCCCGCCTGCGCCGCTGGCATCCGACGCCGCTGCCGCCCGCCACGGTGGAGCCCGTCGAGCCTCGGGTCGAATCCGCTGCCGACCGGGCCCCGGCCCATGCCGCAGAGAGTGATGGCCAACGGCCGCACCTCGAGCCCGTGGCCGGGGAAGACCACTCGCAGGGCGCCGAGGCGATCACGGTGGACCCGGTGTGCGGCATGCGCGTGGACCCGGCTGCCGCCGCCGAACGGCGCGACGCCGCCAGCGGCAGCTACTTCTTCTGCTCCGCGCACTGCGCGGCAGCCTTTGACGCCGACCCGGTCCACTACCGCGCACTCGCGGCAGGCGGGGCCCATGAAGGAGGTGAGAGCAGATGA
- a CDS encoding cytochrome b N-terminal domain-containing protein has translation MTSDPTPPAPATPAGTAHRGRFHRVVDAIDERMGTKALTYPVPEHANNLAWSLGGITTVAFVILLATGIYIAQFYSPIPEDANQSVRDLVSDVWLGGFARGLHYWAAQAMFVTALLHLLRVFFHASYKKPREGNWIVGAAMFLLTFLAVFTGTVLKWDQEGYEALVHNLDVAELLGGAGIWFTQELTDRVPILLRLYSAHAVIIPGLVLLLFVWHALLVKRHKISPHPQIPAPEAESPEPFTAHLKRVAAFGLVLLGLLSVLSVLVPPVVGPTPVDGIEVTRPPWMFWWFFPMEQWFGVASIAYVIAGVFGLIFLVPFLDRGPKRSWRERKPALAAALVLMLALAAITIQVWIANPKGH, from the coding sequence ATGACCTCCGACCCGACCCCACCGGCCCCCGCGACCCCGGCGGGGACAGCCCACCGCGGCCGTTTCCATCGTGTCGTCGACGCGATCGACGAACGCATGGGCACCAAGGCCCTGACCTATCCGGTGCCCGAGCACGCCAACAACCTGGCCTGGAGCCTGGGCGGCATCACCACGGTGGCGTTCGTGATCCTGCTGGCCACCGGGATCTACATCGCGCAGTTCTACTCGCCGATCCCGGAGGACGCCAACCAGTCGGTGCGGGACCTGGTGAGCGACGTGTGGCTGGGCGGCTTCGCCCGCGGCCTGCACTACTGGGCGGCGCAGGCCATGTTCGTCACGGCGCTGCTGCACCTGCTGCGGGTGTTCTTCCACGCCTCCTACAAGAAGCCGCGCGAGGGCAACTGGATCGTCGGCGCCGCGATGTTCCTCCTCACCTTCCTCGCCGTGTTCACCGGCACCGTCCTGAAGTGGGACCAGGAGGGATACGAGGCCCTGGTCCACAACCTGGACGTGGCCGAACTGCTCGGCGGGGCAGGCATCTGGTTCACGCAGGAGCTGACCGACCGGGTGCCCATCCTGCTGCGCCTCTACAGCGCGCACGCGGTGATCATCCCCGGTCTGGTCCTGTTGCTGTTCGTGTGGCACGCGCTCCTGGTCAAGCGGCACAAGATCTCGCCGCACCCCCAGATCCCGGCGCCCGAAGCCGAGTCACCCGAGCCGTTCACCGCACACCTCAAGCGGGTGGCCGCGTTCGGGCTGGTGCTGCTGGGCCTGCTGTCCGTTCTCAGCGTGCTGGTACCGCCCGTGGTGGGCCCGACCCCGGTCGACGGGATCGAAGTCACCCGCCCGCCGTGGATGTTCTGGTGGTTCTTCCCGATGGAGCAATGGTTCGGCGTTGCCTCCATCGCCTACGTCATCGCGGGCGTCTTCGGACTGATCTTCCTCGTGCCGTTCCTCGACCGCGGCCCCAAGCGGAGCTGGCGCGAGCGCAAACCCGCCCTCGCCGCCGCCCTCGTGCTGATGCTCGCGCTCGCCGCGATCACGATCCAGGTCTGGATCGCCAACCCGAAGGGGCACTGA
- a CDS encoding metal-sensitive transcriptional regulator — MTAKPGHASTSDLAPGAAPHGYADHKGDHLARLHKVEGQVRGIARMVDDDRYCIDVLTQISAVNRALQEVALGLLDDHVRHCVTDAARSNPAEGEAKLAELALALRRTLRL, encoded by the coding sequence ATGACCGCCAAACCCGGCCACGCGAGCACCTCGGACCTGGCACCGGGCGCGGCCCCGCACGGCTACGCCGACCACAAGGGCGACCACCTCGCCCGGCTGCACAAGGTCGAGGGCCAGGTCCGCGGGATCGCCCGCATGGTCGACGACGACCGGTACTGCATCGACGTCCTCACCCAGATCAGCGCCGTCAACCGAGCCCTGCAGGAAGTCGCGCTCGGCCTGCTCGACGACCACGTACGGCATTGCGTCACCGACGCCGCACGCTCGAATCCGGCCGAGGGCGAGGCCAAGCTGGCCGAACTTGCCCTCGCCCTGCGCCGCACACTGCGCCTGTGA
- a CDS encoding cupredoxin domain-containing protein — MSPTCPRRGRTALAGAACLLLALSGCSNGSNGYGTAPAPTSAASTASSAVPGAVRIVIENFTFSPADLQVRPGAKVTVVNRDSASHTVTATGDKAFDTGTISGGATATFTAPSTPGSYSYLCTIHPNMKGTLTVT, encoded by the coding sequence ATGTCACCTACCTGTCCGCGGCGGGGCCGCACCGCCCTGGCGGGGGCAGCCTGCTTGCTGCTCGCCCTGAGCGGCTGCTCGAACGGCAGCAACGGCTACGGCACAGCCCCCGCCCCTACGAGCGCCGCTTCCACCGCGTCCAGTGCCGTACCCGGCGCGGTGCGCATCGTGATCGAGAACTTCACCTTCAGCCCTGCCGATCTTCAGGTGCGTCCCGGGGCGAAGGTCACCGTCGTCAACCGGGATTCGGCCTCACATACCGTGACCGCCACCGGGGACAAGGCGTTCGACACCGGCACCATCAGCGGCGGCGCGACGGCAACCTTCACCGCGCCGTCCACGCCCGGCAGCTACTCCTACCTGTGCACCATCCACCCGAACATGAAAGGCACCCTCACCGTGACCTGA
- a CDS encoding general stress protein, translating into MTEQTPTAAVDRPVVGSYSTYAGAQSAVDFLSDSKYPVERTAIIGTDLRMVETVLGRLTRGRATLAGAGSGAWFGLLIGLLLSLFAAGSHHVLVLIASGLLYGAAFGAVFGFAGHSLSGGHRDFASRSQIVAARYDVVADAEVAEEAKNLLIKHSWRED; encoded by the coding sequence ATGACCGAGCAGACGCCCACCGCGGCGGTGGACCGTCCGGTCGTCGGCTCGTATTCGACCTACGCCGGTGCCCAGAGCGCGGTCGACTTCCTGTCCGACAGCAAATACCCCGTGGAGCGAACCGCGATCATCGGTACGGACCTGCGCATGGTCGAGACCGTCCTTGGCCGCCTCACCCGCGGCCGGGCCACCCTGGCCGGCGCCGGCAGCGGCGCGTGGTTCGGACTGCTGATCGGGCTACTGCTGTCGCTGTTCGCCGCCGGCAGCCACCACGTCCTGGTGCTCATCGCGAGCGGGCTCCTGTACGGCGCGGCGTTCGGCGCGGTCTTCGGATTCGCCGGCCACTCACTCAGCGGTGGCCACCGCGACTTCGCCTCCCGCAGCCAGATCGTGGCCGCCCGCTACGACGTGGTCGCCGACGCGGAGGTCGCCGAGGAGGCCAAGAACCTGCTCATCAAACACTCCTGGCGCGAAGACTGA
- the pspAA gene encoding PspA-associated protein PspAA, giving the protein MIMRILGEGQYEITEEHLARLNELDSTLQEAADSGDETAFAHALSALLDGVRSLGTRLPDEQITPSDLILPDETNSLRQVRELLSDEGLIPG; this is encoded by the coding sequence ATGATCATGCGGATTCTCGGCGAGGGCCAGTACGAGATTACCGAGGAACACCTTGCCCGGCTCAACGAACTGGACTCCACCCTGCAAGAGGCCGCCGACTCAGGTGACGAGACGGCGTTCGCCCACGCCCTGTCGGCCCTGCTGGACGGGGTGCGCAGCCTCGGCACACGACTGCCGGACGAGCAGATCACGCCGTCCGACCTGATACTTCCCGACGAGACGAACAGCCTCAGGCAGGTACGCGAGCTGCTCTCCGACGAGGGCCTGATCCCAGGGTGA
- the htpX gene encoding zinc metalloprotease HtpX, translating into MRSRFEPDRQLTARMVVTMFLLGLLYVAFIAALIVLLKSVVLVVVIAAAMLGAQYWYSDRIALYAMHGHLVTPEEQPQLHGVIDRLCATADMPKPRVAVSEMDLPNAFATGRNANHAVVCVTTGLMRRLETEELEGVLAHELSHVAHRDVAVITIASFLGVIAGLVVRFAFYSQLFGGRNQRDQNTAAVFMAVMAVSALVYAISFLLIRALSRYRELAADRAAAMLTGKPSVLASALTKVSGDIARIPTRDLRTAQAFNAFFFTPALGPGTAVANMFSTHPTLERRIEALAEISVQLGEAGGEPGEA; encoded by the coding sequence ATGCGCAGCCGTTTTGAACCCGACCGGCAGCTGACCGCCCGCATGGTGGTCACGATGTTCCTGCTCGGCCTGCTGTACGTGGCGTTCATAGCCGCGCTCATCGTACTGCTCAAGTCCGTCGTCCTGGTCGTCGTCATCGCCGCCGCCATGCTGGGCGCCCAGTACTGGTACTCCGACCGGATCGCCCTCTACGCCATGCACGGGCACCTCGTCACGCCTGAGGAACAGCCCCAGTTGCACGGGGTCATCGACCGGCTGTGCGCCACCGCGGACATGCCCAAGCCCCGGGTGGCCGTCTCGGAGATGGACCTGCCCAACGCGTTCGCCACCGGCCGCAACGCCAACCACGCCGTGGTCTGCGTGACCACCGGCCTCATGCGTCGCCTGGAGACCGAGGAACTCGAAGGCGTCCTGGCCCATGAGCTCTCCCATGTCGCCCACCGCGACGTGGCCGTCATCACCATCGCCTCGTTCCTCGGCGTGATCGCCGGACTCGTTGTCCGCTTCGCCTTCTACTCCCAGCTGTTCGGCGGACGCAACCAGCGCGACCAGAACACCGCAGCCGTCTTCATGGCCGTGATGGCGGTTTCCGCCCTCGTCTACGCCATCAGCTTCCTCCTCATCCGGGCGCTCTCCCGCTACCGGGAGCTGGCCGCCGACCGGGCCGCGGCCATGCTCACCGGGAAACCCTCGGTCCTTGCCTCGGCGCTGACCAAGGTCAGCGGCGACATCGCCCGCATCCCCACCCGGGACCTGCGCACTGCCCAGGCATTCAACGCATTCTTCTTCACCCCCGCCCTCGGGCCGGGGACCGCGGTGGCGAACATGTTCTCCACCCACCCCACCCTGGAACGCCGTATCGAGGCGCTCGCGGAGATCTCCGTACAGCTCGGCGAGGCGGGCGGCGAACCCGGCGAGGCGTGA
- a CDS encoding PspA/IM30 family protein produces the protein MTSISQRIATLFRIKANKALDKAEDPREVLDYSYEQQLQMLQRVRRGVADVATSRKRVELQVSQLQQSAGKLQGQAEQALAVGREDLAREALTRRTAVEAQVTDLEGQQASLKEQEEKLTLASQRLEAKVDAFRTRKETIKATYTAAEAQTRITEAVTGIGEEMGDVGLAMQRAQDKTEQLQARAGALDELIASGALDDATLPAGRDDIQAELERVTAGSDVEIELARMKAQLPASAAAPAVEAGGTRQAPPDQEATS, from the coding sequence ATGACCAGCATCTCCCAACGCATCGCCACCTTGTTCCGGATCAAGGCGAACAAGGCGCTGGACAAGGCCGAGGACCCACGCGAGGTCCTGGACTACTCCTACGAGCAGCAGCTCCAGATGCTGCAACGGGTACGGCGCGGTGTGGCCGATGTGGCGACCAGTCGCAAACGGGTCGAGCTGCAGGTGAGCCAGTTGCAGCAGTCCGCGGGCAAGCTGCAGGGCCAGGCGGAGCAGGCACTCGCGGTGGGGCGTGAGGATCTGGCGCGCGAGGCGCTGACCCGCCGGACGGCCGTGGAAGCGCAGGTCACCGATCTTGAGGGCCAGCAGGCGTCACTGAAGGAGCAGGAGGAGAAGCTCACCCTCGCCTCGCAGCGTCTGGAGGCGAAGGTGGACGCGTTCCGCACCCGTAAGGAGACGATCAAGGCGACCTACACCGCGGCCGAGGCCCAGACCCGCATTACCGAGGCCGTGACCGGCATCGGCGAGGAGATGGGCGATGTGGGCCTGGCCATGCAGCGGGCCCAGGACAAGACCGAGCAGCTCCAGGCGCGCGCCGGCGCGCTGGACGAGCTGATCGCCTCCGGCGCGCTGGACGACGCCACCCTGCCCGCCGGACGTGACGACATCCAGGCTGAACTGGAGCGCGTCACCGCGGGCAGCGACGTAGAGATCGAGCTGGCCCGGATGAAGGCCCAGCTCCCGGCGTCCGCGGCTGCGCCGGCCGTGGAGGCGGGTGGGACCAGGCAGGCACCGCCGGACCAGGAGGCGACGTCATGA